A region from the Xenopus laevis strain J_2021 chromosome 4S, Xenopus_laevis_v10.1, whole genome shotgun sequence genome encodes:
- the klf15.S gene encoding Kruppel-like factor 15 S homeolog: protein MVDHLLSTDECFTHAPATIGYSEMLMGRRIYQMLPSPTSEDDSDSSSFRSCSSPDSQVLSSSYGSACSAESQDNILDYLLSHTSLGNASLSWWDKRRQQPVVKEEFLKVPEFGVDMEETAFFHPTLDEIEEFLEENMKTDFKDEDRHDTKELRTCGQLFSDQFIEPHVVNNNMKADINGEKNSSTPEDENSTGSEPISVEGGIPVILQIQPLEIKQESNTNQSSQLPENIKVAQLLVNIQGQTFALVPQLVQSSNLSTKFVRIAPVPIASKPVSPGGGIQGQSGVVIGQKFQKNPATELIKMHKCTFPGCTKMYTKSSHLKAHLRRHTGEKPFACTWPGCGWRFSRSDELSRHRRSHSGVKPYQCAVCEKKFARSDHLSKHIKVHRFPRSSRSTRLSN from the exons ATGGTGGATCACTTGCTTTCTACAGATGAATGTTTTACACATGCTCCAGCTACCATTGGATATTCTGAAATGCTGATGGGTAGAAGGATATATCAGATGCTGCCCTCTCCTACATCGGAGGATGATAGTGATTCTTCAAGTTTTCGCTCATGCTCTAGTCCTGACTCACAAGTACTCAGCTCCAGCTATGGTAGTGCATGTAGTGCAGAAAGTCAGGACAACATCCTAGACTACCTTCTATCCCACACGTCACTGGGCAATGCGTCTTTATCATGGTGGGACAAGAGAAGACAGCAGCCAGTGGTTAAAGAGGAATTCCTTAAGGTTCCGGAGTTCGGTGTGGACATGGAGGAAACAGCATTTTTCCATCCCACTCTGGATGAGATTGAGGAGTTCTTGGAGGAAAACATGAAAACTGACTTTAAAGATGAAGATCGACATGATACCAAGGAACTGAGGACCTGTGGCCAGTTGTTTTCTGATCAATTTATAGAGCCCCATGTAGTTAACAACAACATGAAGGCGGATATAAATGGAGAGAAAAACAGTTCAACGCCAGAAGATGAAAACTCAACAGGTTCTGAGCCTATATCTGTTGAGGGTGGAATCCCTGTCATTCTTCAGATCCAACCCCTTGAAATCAAGCAAGAGTCCAACACAAACCAGTCATCACAGCTTCCAGAAAACATTAAAGTTGCACAACTTCTGGTCAATATTCAAGGTCAGACCTTTGCTCTGGTCCCACAACTAGTCCAGTCATCGAACTTATCCACCAAGTTTGTCCGCATAGCCCCTGTGCCTATTGCTTCTAAACCGGTCAGCCCAGGGGGTGGGATTCAGGGACAATCTGGAGTTGTGATAGGTCAGAAGTTTCAAAAAAATCCAGCTACGGAACTTATCAAAATGCACAAATGTACTTTCCCGGGATGTACCAAGATGTACACCAAAAGTAGCCATCTCAAAGCCCACCTGCGCAGACACACAGGAGAGAAGCCATTCGCTTGCACGTGGCCTGGATGTGGGTGGAG gttTTCCAGATCAGATGAGCTCTCTCGACACCGCCGCTCGCATTCTGGGGTGAAGCCATATCAGTGTGCCGTTTGTGAAAAGAAATTTGCTCGCAGTGACCACCTTTCCAAACACATCAAGGTGCACAGATTTCCCAGGAGCAGCCGTTCGACGCGGTTATcaaactga